The DNA window CACAACGTCCGCTGCAGCGGCCAGCGGGGAAACGAATCTGATCGAGGTGAAATCGAAGGTGAGTCCACTGCAGTTCCCGTTCCGACCCTGGGTAACGCTCCCCCTTCCAAACCGCCACAAATCCCCACGCCCCTTTCACCGCTGAGCTGCTGATTCATGCGCATAGCAGTGGGTTGGCGGGGGATCGGAGCTCACATACCATTCTAGAGGGATTATATCTAGGAGAACTGCATGTGTCAATCCTAAAACTTCCATTGCTTCTCTTCCAGTTCGATGCGGAGTTCCGGCGTTGGAGTTTCAAGCGCAACGAGACGGAGCAGAGCTTCGACAAGTTCGCGGCTCTGATCGAGCAGCTGCACAAGCTGGCCAACATACAGTTTCTCATTCTGTATATAGATCCGAGGGACAACGATCTGCTGCCCATTAACAACGACGACAACTTCGGACGAGCCCTGAAGACGGCACGCCCACTTCTGCGGGTAATTGTTCAGAGAAAAGGTGAGTTCCGCTGCAGATTATCCAAAGAAGCCCTAATTTGAGACCTTCCTTTGTTTAAAGATGATCTGAACGAGTACTCCGGCTTTGGGACCATGAAACCGAGAAACCTAATAGGCAGCATACTTATGGGCCACACTCCGGTGAAGACCAAGGCGCCGTCGATTTCCATACCGCATGATTTTCGACAGGTGTCGGCCATCATAGACGTGGACATTGTGCCGGAAACCCATCGGAGGGTGAGGCTCCTGAAGCACGGCAGCGACAAGCCCTTGGGCTTCTACATTCGGGACGGTACCTCAGTGCGGGTGACAGCAAGCGGCCTGGAGAAGCAGCCGGGAATCTTCATATCCCGCTTGGTGCCGGGTGGCCTGGCGGAGAGCACCGGCTTGCTGGCGGTCAACGATGAGGTGATCGAGGTAAACGGCATCGAGGTGGCCGGAAAGACTCTGGACCAAGTGACCGACATGATGGTGGCCAATAGCTCGAATCTGATCATCACAGTGAAGCCGGCCAACCAACGGACGCTGACGTCCACGCACCGCGGCTCGTTCTCCAGGAACAGCCA is part of the Drosophila bipectinata strain 14024-0381.07 chromosome XL, DbipHiC1v2, whole genome shotgun sequence genome and encodes:
- the par-6 gene encoding partitioning defective protein 6 encodes the protein MSKNKINTTSAAAASGETNLIEVKSKFDAEFRRWSFKRNETEQSFDKFAALIEQLHKLANIQFLILYIDPRDNDLLPINNDDNFGRALKTARPLLRVIVQRKDDLNEYSGFGTMKPRNLIGSILMGHTPVKTKAPSISIPHDFRQVSAIIDVDIVPETHRRVRLLKHGSDKPLGFYIRDGTSVRVTASGLEKQPGIFISRLVPGGLAESTGLLAVNDEVIEVNGIEVAGKTLDQVTDMMVANSSNLIITVKPANQRTLTSTHRGSFSRNSQLSSSSHHTNNTNTSDEIEHDDQDDIVDLTGVTLDESPTSSAANHNHQPAVASQPSPLPSSHHQPAGSNASTIMASDVKDGVLHL